Genomic DNA from Sphingomonas hankookensis:
ATCCGATCGGGACCGTCGAGTGGCTGGGCGAGGATGCGCGCGGGCTGCGGGTGATCGCTCGTATCGATGGCGGAGAGGCGGCGCGGCTGGTGCGGGCCGGGGCGGTCGACGGGCTGTCGTTCGGCTATCGGGCACGGTCGGTGCGGCAGGGGGCGTGGCGGACGATCGCCGCCGCCGAGCTGATCGAGGTGAGCGTGGTCGCGCAGCCGATGCAGGTGCTGGCGCGCATCCATGCGGTCGAGGACGGGTGACGGGTCGCGCGCTTCACAAACTTTTCCACAACGGGGGTGTCGCGGGTCGCGGCGCCCCTTTTTTCATGGGGACGACGAGTATGACGATCGAGACGCTGGCGGGGAGCTTTTCGGGTGTGGCGGCGGGCGGCAGCCGGCCGATGCTGAGTGCCGAGGTGCAGGGCGGCGGCTTCGGCGCGTTCG
This window encodes:
- a CDS encoding HK97 family phage prohead protease, which gives rise to MRFAGYAAIFGRADRGGDVVLPGALVAAGAVPLLWQHRGDPIGTVEWLGEDARGLRVIARIDGGEAARLVRAGAVDGLSFGYRARSVRQGAWRTIAAAELIEVSVVAQPMQVLARIHAVEDG